The Syntrophotalea acetylenivorans genome contains the following window.
GGTGCTTGCCAGGCTTTCGATAGGCCGGGAAATCAGGCGCTGCAGCCGCAGAGCCAGCAGCCAGGCGAGTAGCACGGCGCCGGCCAGGCTAATCATGCCAAGAGTAACGTAGCGCAGCAAAATCTTGCGGGTCCTATCCAAGCTTGCACAGATGTTCAGAGTACCGATCTGCTCGCCGTTGAAGGTGATCGGCTGCGAAACCTTCAAAAAATTGCCGGCAAAAAACGACTTGCTTTTAGCTCCGATGGGCATGTGCAGATAAAGATTTTCGGGCAGCACCAGATCGGCTCTCCGCTGGTACTTGGCGAACATTTCGCCGCCAACGGTCACAATAGAACCGAAAGCGACTTGCGACTTGCTTTGCAGGGTGGCAAGGGTTTCGCCTGCAGCCTGGCGGTCGTCAAAGACCAACGCCGGAGAGCAATTGCGCGACATGTCCTCGGCGAGAATCTGTACCTCATTTTTGAGGGCTTCACGTAGCATGCCACGCTGGGTAAACACCGAAACCACGAACAGGCTCAGCAGGACCACAAGGCTGATGCCGGTAATGATTATTGTCAGTTTGATACGGATCGACAGCTTATCGAGATTTGCCAGCAGAGTTTTCATCGTCCCTCCTGGGTTACGTCGTCCTTGACGATCAGCCGTGCCAGGCCGTAGAGACGGGAACTGATTTTGAGCCGACCTTTGGCGGCGGCATCGAGATTGAGATCGAAACGGATGCGGCTGTTCTGGCGCACAAAGTTCATCATGCCGCCCTGCTTGATGAACAGTTCGTCGTCGCTCACGGTGAGTACCGGGACGCCATCGAGAACGCGAAGGACAGCCTGCAGGTCCTGATGCGCCGTGCGGCCAATGTACAGCACATGAAGGGTGTGCTTTTGAGCACTGAGATCGTGCAAAGAGTCGAGCTCCACCGTCTTGAGCGAACCGCCACGGTCGCCCTCCAACGCCAGGTCGAGCAGCCATTCCTGCAACGAGTCCCGACCTAGAATGCCCAGAACCAACTCCTGCTCCGCCGGCACAAAACTGTTCGGCCAGCGCACGAACTGTACGAAGTTGTAAAGCATCGCCGCCTTGACCGCATCCTCCGGCGCCGGTTCAAGGGCATCCGAGGGCACGACCCCCGCCGATAAAAGCAACAGGGTCAAAAGAACAAA
Protein-coding sequences here:
- a CDS encoding YfiR family protein, producing MTIRHSSWGRRLLAFVLLTLLLLSAGVVPSDALEPAPEDAVKAAMLYNFVQFVRWPNSFVPAEQELVLGILGRDSLQEWLLDLALEGDRGGSLKTVELDSLHDLSAQKHTLHVLYIGRTAHQDLQAVLRVLDGVPVLTVSDDELFIKQGGMMNFVRQNSRIRFDLNLDAAAKGRLKISSRLYGLARLIVKDDVTQEGR